One segment of Curtobacterium sp. MR_MD2014 DNA contains the following:
- a CDS encoding carbohydrate ABC transporter permease has product MTVETRVLETPNRPDAVATPAERTTPRRRRRLPFSPWHLLLAPVALLFLLPFVEMFMTSLEPASEINKFPPSFLPTQFTLSGYTRLFAESDILHWLLNTVIVSASAIVSHLVLCSLAGYGFARLRFPGRTFGFLAILATIMIPSQLLMIPTYVMFARLHLVDSLGAAIVPWLASAFGIFLMRQFFLSLPAELEEAGQIDGCTRLQVFFRIVLPLARPALATLAIFTLLGSWNDLVWPLVAINDADSFTLQLGLTNFQGARRTDWSLLMAGNVVATLPLILLFLVAQKQFVATMASAGLKG; this is encoded by the coding sequence ATGACCGTCGAGACCCGAGTACTCGAGACCCCGAACCGGCCGGACGCCGTCGCGACACCGGCGGAGCGCACCACACCCCGTCGTCGACGTCGCCTGCCGTTCAGCCCGTGGCACCTCCTGCTCGCACCGGTGGCGCTCCTCTTCCTGCTGCCGTTCGTCGAGATGTTCATGACGTCGCTCGAACCGGCCTCGGAGATCAACAAGTTCCCGCCGTCGTTCCTCCCGACGCAGTTCACGCTGTCGGGCTACACGCGCCTGTTCGCCGAGTCGGACATCCTGCACTGGCTCCTCAACACGGTCATCGTGTCGGCGTCGGCGATCGTCTCGCACCTCGTCCTGTGCTCGCTGGCCGGGTACGGGTTCGCGCGCCTGCGGTTCCCGGGGCGGACGTTCGGGTTCCTGGCGATCCTCGCGACGATCATGATCCCGTCGCAGCTGCTCATGATCCCGACCTACGTCATGTTCGCCCGGTTGCACCTCGTGGACAGCCTCGGTGCCGCGATCGTGCCCTGGCTCGCCTCGGCCTTCGGCATCTTCCTGATGCGGCAGTTCTTCCTGTCCCTGCCCGCCGAGCTCGAGGAGGCCGGCCAGATCGACGGGTGCACCCGCCTGCAGGTGTTCTTCCGGATCGTGCTGCCGCTCGCCCGTCCCGCGTTGGCGACGCTCGCGATCTTCACGCTGCTCGGGTCGTGGAACGACCTGGTCTGGCCGCTCGTGGCGATCAACGACGCCGACTCGTTCACGCTGCAGCTCGGTCTGACGAACTTCCAGGGGGCGCGGCGGACCGACTGGTCGCTGCTGATGGCGGGGAACGTGGTCGCCACGCTGCCGCTGATCCTGCTCTTCCTGGTGGCGCAGAAGCAGTTCGTCGCGACGATGGCCTCGGCCGGTCTGAAGGGCTGA
- a CDS encoding carbohydrate ABC transporter permease, which produces MTGIIEARGSKVAAATRAASRSRAQTTTRPGRRGGSHWWIHVVLGMGGFVMAFPFLWQIVMALSTNAQVTSPTPTFWPGELQWSNFARVFERLPFLDQLATSIWVTLIRTLAQIVLCTLAGYAFARMRFRGRAVILGIVLSILLVPSQVYLISQYQIVQGLGWLDSLAGIVAPGLFSAFGTFLMRTAFLNMPAELEEAARMDGANPFQTFWRIMLPLARPSISVLAITTVLWSWNELLWPLVVSTRAEDMPLAAGLATLSSDRTIDYPLLMAASLMAMAPVLILFIVLQRRVIDGLASSGLK; this is translated from the coding sequence ATGACCGGCATCATCGAAGCGCGCGGCAGCAAGGTCGCGGCGGCCACGAGGGCGGCGAGCCGCAGCCGGGCGCAGACGACGACGCGTCCGGGGCGCCGCGGGGGCAGCCACTGGTGGATCCACGTGGTGCTCGGCATGGGTGGGTTCGTCATGGCGTTCCCGTTCCTGTGGCAGATCGTCATGGCGCTGTCCACGAACGCGCAGGTGACCTCGCCGACGCCGACCTTCTGGCCCGGTGAGCTGCAGTGGAGCAACTTCGCCCGGGTGTTCGAACGGCTCCCCTTCCTCGACCAGCTCGCGACCTCGATCTGGGTGACCCTGATCCGCACCCTGGCGCAGATCGTGCTGTGCACCCTGGCCGGGTACGCGTTCGCCCGCATGCGGTTCCGCGGCCGCGCGGTCATCCTCGGGATCGTGCTGTCGATCCTGCTGGTGCCGTCGCAGGTCTACCTGATCTCGCAGTACCAGATCGTCCAGGGCCTCGGGTGGCTGGACAGCCTGGCCGGCATCGTCGCACCGGGCCTGTTCAGCGCCTTCGGCACCTTCCTGATGCGGACCGCGTTCCTCAACATGCCCGCGGAGCTCGAGGAGGCGGCACGCATGGACGGGGCCAACCCGTTCCAGACCTTCTGGCGGATCATGCTGCCGCTCGCCCGCCCGTCGATCAGCGTGCTCGCGATCACGACCGTGCTCTGGTCGTGGAACGAGCTGCTCTGGCCGCTGGTGGTCTCCACCCGGGCCGAGGACATGCCGCTCGCCGCCGGGCTCGCGACCCTGTCCAGCGACCGGACCATCGACTACCCCCTGCTCATGGCGGCGAGCCTGATGGCGATGGCCCCGGTGCTGATCCTGTTCATCGTGCTGCAGCGGCGGGTGATCGACGGACTCGCGTCCTCCGGCCTGAAGTGA
- a CDS encoding carbohydrate ABC transporter permease, producing MTINTQQPDATQMAAPPDTSPDGPSRPSRAPRTDGIWPWLFVLPLLIGVGTFFIWPILQTFWYSFTSWGVFGGATFTGLANYGRLLTDPQLYQSLVNTIVYTVIVLLGIPIAVWLASLLNTPGLRFAQFYRVLFFLPYVAMPAAIALVWRIMYNGDFGIVNWFLGLVGIDGPYWISTPGFALVAVSLVGLWSSLGFSMIILGAGLKDIPPELYEAAELDGASRWRQFHALTVPLLTPSIFFVLVVTTISSFQLFDLLYAILGSTNPVIPKTMSLVFYFYNAGFIDNDKGFAAAIAMVIFVLIGIITVLQFRVQRKWVQS from the coding sequence ATGACGATCAACACCCAGCAACCGGACGCCACACAGATGGCCGCACCGCCCGACACCAGTCCCGACGGCCCCTCGCGACCGTCGCGGGCACCACGCACCGACGGCATCTGGCCGTGGTTGTTCGTGCTCCCGCTGCTCATCGGCGTCGGGACGTTCTTCATCTGGCCGATCCTCCAGACGTTCTGGTACTCGTTCACGAGCTGGGGCGTGTTCGGCGGCGCCACCTTCACGGGCCTGGCGAACTACGGGCGCCTGCTGACCGACCCGCAGCTGTACCAGTCGCTGGTCAACACGATCGTCTACACGGTGATCGTCCTGCTCGGCATCCCGATCGCGGTCTGGCTCGCGAGCCTGCTGAACACGCCGGGCCTGCGCTTCGCACAGTTCTACCGCGTGCTGTTCTTCCTGCCCTACGTCGCGATGCCCGCCGCGATCGCCCTGGTGTGGCGCATCATGTACAACGGCGACTTCGGCATCGTGAACTGGTTCCTCGGGCTGGTCGGCATCGACGGCCCGTACTGGATCTCCACCCCGGGCTTCGCGCTCGTCGCGGTGTCCCTCGTCGGCCTGTGGTCGTCGCTCGGCTTCTCGATGATCATCCTCGGTGCCGGGCTCAAGGACATCCCACCCGAGCTGTACGAGGCCGCAGAGCTGGACGGCGCGAGTCGCTGGCGCCAGTTCCACGCGCTCACCGTGCCGCTGCTGACCCCGAGCATCTTCTTCGTGCTCGTCGTCACCACGATCTCGAGCTTCCAGCTGTTCGACCTGCTCTACGCGATCCTCGGCTCCACCAACCCGGTCATCCCGAAGACGATGTCCCTCGTCTTCTACTTCTACAACGCCGGGTTCATCGACAACGACAAGGGCTTCGCGGCTGCCATCGCGATGGTGATCTTCGTGCTCATCGGCATCATCACCGTCCTGCAGTTCCGGGTCCAGCGGAAGTGGGTCCAGTCATGA
- a CDS encoding ABC transporter substrate-binding protein, which produces MTLPSPRHGRGRRRALLGLAAAVSAVALLAGCSSASSAGSDSGKGTVAKDTKADLTYAVWDQNQVDAIKANIKGFNEEYPDITVNVDVTPYANYFTKLQTQGSSNTLPDLFWMNGPNFQLYAGNGKLAPITGAVESGAIDPSKYSKALDDLYTYDGKQYGVPKDFDTIGVWVNKALFEQAGVAMPSKDWTWQDFQDTAAELSQKLQGDGAYGAAGGMDGQTTYYDTIFQAGGSVIDDGKSEYDTKAAQEGIRFWTDLIDSGASPTIKQLTDTTADQWFTSGKLAMYQGGSWFRSALIGTDMEQDVVVYPLPKGKEQATVIHGVSNVVAEGSGNRAAAQALQAYLASKPAQQQQGDMGAVIPAYEGTQDAFTKTMPDADLQVFLDAVDYAKPLPVSKNTAAWNTLETNLLPSAFDGSEPVDQVTEKLAQEMDAALAKE; this is translated from the coding sequence ATGACCCTCCCCTCCCCCCGTCACGGCCGCGGTCGCCGCCGCGCCCTGCTCGGTCTCGCTGCCGCGGTCAGCGCCGTCGCCCTCCTCGCCGGGTGCAGCAGCGCCTCGTCCGCCGGCTCCGACTCCGGGAAGGGCACCGTCGCGAAGGACACGAAGGCCGACCTGACGTACGCCGTGTGGGACCAGAACCAGGTCGACGCGATCAAGGCGAACATCAAGGGCTTCAACGAGGAGTACCCGGACATCACCGTCAACGTCGACGTCACGCCGTACGCCAACTACTTCACGAAGCTGCAGACGCAGGGCTCCAGCAACACGCTGCCCGACCTGTTCTGGATGAACGGCCCGAACTTCCAGCTCTACGCGGGCAACGGCAAGCTCGCACCGATCACCGGCGCCGTGGAGTCGGGCGCGATCGACCCGTCGAAGTACTCGAAGGCGCTCGACGACCTGTACACCTACGACGGCAAGCAGTACGGCGTGCCGAAGGACTTCGACACGATCGGCGTCTGGGTGAACAAGGCCCTGTTCGAGCAGGCCGGCGTCGCGATGCCGTCGAAGGACTGGACGTGGCAGGACTTCCAGGACACCGCCGCCGAACTGTCGCAGAAGCTGCAGGGCGACGGCGCGTACGGCGCCGCCGGCGGCATGGACGGACAGACCACCTACTACGACACGATCTTCCAGGCCGGCGGGTCCGTCATCGACGACGGGAAGTCGGAGTACGACACGAAGGCCGCGCAGGAGGGCATCCGCTTCTGGACCGACCTGATCGACTCGGGCGCTTCGCCGACGATCAAGCAGCTCACCGACACCACGGCGGACCAGTGGTTCACCTCCGGCAAGCTCGCGATGTACCAGGGCGGCAGCTGGTTCCGGTCGGCGCTGATCGGCACCGACATGGAGCAGGACGTCGTCGTCTACCCGCTGCCGAAGGGCAAGGAGCAGGCGACCGTCATCCACGGCGTCTCGAACGTCGTCGCCGAGGGGTCGGGGAACAGGGCCGCAGCCCAGGCACTGCAGGCGTACCTGGCGAGCAAGCCGGCACAGCAGCAGCAGGGCGACATGGGCGCGGTCATCCCGGCGTACGAGGGCACGCAGGACGCCTTCACGAAGACCATGCCCGACGCGGACCTGCAGGTCTTCCTCGACGCGGTCGACTACGCGAAGCCGCTGCCGGTGTCGAAGAACACCGCCGCGTGGAACACCCTCGAGACGAACCTGCTGCCGAGCGCCTTCGACGGCTCCGAGCCGGTCGACCAGGTGACGGAGAAGCTCGCCCAGGAGATGGACGCAGCACTCGCGAAGGAGTGA
- a CDS encoding Gfo/Idh/MocA family protein, producing the protein MTTTSTRLLRVGVVGIGQRSAIADHVAAAGLDADGVDARITAAADTTEGGRTRAAAHWPEAEVVADHRALIGSDGVPNLVDAAIVTTPDWTHAEIAIDLLRAGIAVYLEKPLAITVEDADAVLNTAAETGTPLYVGHNFRHAAVVRLMREVIARGEIGEVKAVWVRHFVGNGGDYYFKDWHADRSRVNSLLLQKASHDLDVVHALAGAYTSRVVGMGSLSVYGDVTDRRDRSDELMTDWFSFDNWPPAEQTGLNPVVDVEDVSMVMMTLDNGVQASYEQCHFTPDYWRNYTVIGTHGRLENVGDTGGGVVKVWTHRRNWDVTGDVEYPVDGVEDGHADADLLTMTEFLRSVALGEPTTLSPIAARMAVAAGALATRSLRNGSVPLDVPPLPDATIRHFSAAGRDDLSGRNTR; encoded by the coding sequence ATGACCACCACGAGCACACGCCTGCTCCGGGTCGGCGTCGTCGGCATCGGACAGCGGTCGGCCATCGCCGACCACGTGGCCGCTGCGGGGCTGGACGCCGACGGCGTGGACGCCCGGATCACGGCCGCCGCCGACACCACGGAGGGCGGCCGGACACGTGCCGCCGCGCACTGGCCGGAGGCCGAGGTGGTCGCCGACCACCGGGCACTGATCGGCTCGGACGGCGTGCCGAACCTCGTGGACGCGGCGATCGTCACCACCCCGGACTGGACCCACGCCGAGATCGCGATCGACCTGCTCCGTGCCGGCATCGCCGTCTACCTCGAGAAGCCCCTGGCGATCACGGTCGAGGACGCCGACGCCGTCCTGAACACCGCCGCCGAGACCGGGACGCCCCTGTACGTCGGCCACAACTTCCGGCACGCCGCCGTCGTCCGACTCATGCGCGAGGTGATCGCCCGCGGTGAGATCGGCGAGGTCAAGGCGGTGTGGGTCCGCCACTTCGTCGGCAACGGCGGCGACTACTACTTCAAGGACTGGCACGCCGACCGCAGCCGCGTGAACTCCCTCCTGCTGCAGAAGGCGAGCCACGACCTCGACGTCGTGCACGCCCTCGCCGGTGCGTACACGAGCCGGGTCGTCGGGATGGGGTCGCTCTCCGTGTACGGCGACGTCACCGACCGGCGGGACCGCAGCGACGAGCTCATGACCGACTGGTTCTCGTTCGACAACTGGCCGCCCGCCGAGCAGACCGGCCTGAACCCCGTCGTCGACGTGGAGGACGTCTCGATGGTGATGATGACGCTCGACAACGGCGTGCAGGCGAGCTACGAGCAGTGCCACTTCACGCCCGACTACTGGCGCAACTACACGGTGATCGGCACCCACGGACGGCTCGAGAACGTCGGCGACACCGGCGGTGGTGTCGTCAAGGTGTGGACCCACCGCCGCAACTGGGACGTCACCGGTGACGTCGAGTACCCCGTCGACGGCGTCGAGGACGGTCACGCCGACGCCGACCTCCTCACGATGACCGAGTTCCTCCGCTCGGTGGCCCTCGGCGAGCCGACGACGCTGTCCCCGATCGCGGCGCGCATGGCGGTCGCCGCCGGCGCACTCGCCACCCGCTCGCTCCGCAACGGCTCCGTCCCGCTCGACGTGCCGCCCCTCCCCGATGCCACGATCCGTCACTTCTCGGCCGCCGGCCGCGACGACCTCTCCGGAAGGAACACCCGATGA
- a CDS encoding DeoR/GlpR family DNA-binding transcription regulator, producing the protein MTPQQRLNALLELVSDRGNVSIAEIGEALGISAATARRDLTTLADQRLVTRTHGGAAALGAGYELPLQYKIARQAEAKTAIARATAALVSPGDTVGLNGGTTTTEVARELGKSERFIRADGECGITIVTNALNIGYELSIRANVKIVVTGGVARRQSYELIGPTVRDTLDGFALDVVVLGVDGLSGQYGATTMHEGEAEVSRHFASVGRRIIVVADSTKIERSTFARICPLDRIDVLVTDQAVPASFAADLASAGVELVVAS; encoded by the coding sequence ATGACCCCGCAGCAGAGGCTCAACGCGCTCCTCGAGCTCGTGAGCGACCGCGGGAACGTCTCCATCGCCGAGATCGGCGAGGCGCTCGGCATCTCCGCTGCGACCGCCCGGCGCGACCTCACGACCCTGGCGGACCAGCGGCTGGTCACGCGCACCCACGGTGGGGCCGCAGCGCTGGGCGCGGGGTACGAGCTGCCGCTGCAGTACAAGATCGCCCGGCAGGCCGAGGCGAAGACCGCCATCGCCCGGGCGACCGCCGCGCTCGTCTCCCCGGGGGACACCGTCGGCCTGAACGGCGGGACGACGACGACCGAGGTCGCGCGGGAGCTCGGCAAGTCCGAGCGCTTCATCCGCGCCGACGGCGAGTGCGGCATCACCATCGTCACCAACGCCCTGAACATCGGCTACGAGCTGTCGATCCGCGCCAACGTCAAGATCGTCGTGACGGGCGGTGTGGCACGGCGGCAGTCGTACGAGCTCATCGGCCCGACGGTCCGGGACACCCTCGACGGGTTCGCGCTCGACGTCGTCGTGCTGGGGGTCGACGGGCTGTCCGGCCAGTACGGCGCCACGACCATGCACGAGGGCGAGGCCGAGGTGAGCCGGCACTTCGCGTCGGTCGGACGGCGGATCATCGTGGTCGCCGACTCGACGAAGATCGAGCGCTCCACCTTCGCGCGCATCTGCCCGCTCGACCGCATCGACGTGCTCGTCACGGACCAGGCGGTGCCGGCGTCGTTCGCCGCAGACCTGGCGTCCGCCGGCGTGGAACTCGTCGTCGCGAGCTGA
- a CDS encoding ROK family protein: MTANGAALGIDVGGTSIKVRLVADDGRVLEEQRVPTPREDPQATALAELVATLGQRARTVARRRGTELGAIGLVVPGVVDEDAGRSVLSVNLGWRDVPVRARVDDALRAAGVDAVPLAFGHDVRAGALAEVRAAGPGAAPGGPLATDTDTDTDTDTLAALGRGTVAFVPVGTGLASALVVDGRVVPGGGWAGEVGQVRIRDGAHAGLRVEEVASAGAVARRSGAPSAHDAMLRVLDGDPVARRAWDDCVDVLADTLAWLTAVAGCHTLIVGGGLAQSGPLLFDPLRAAVADRLAGVRLPELVGARHGDAAGAIGAVLLARQARAGSAQAGSARAASVRAGSVPDVAVTA, translated from the coding sequence ATGACCGCGAACGGTGCAGCGCTCGGCATCGACGTCGGGGGCACGAGCATCAAGGTGCGCCTGGTCGCCGACGACGGGCGGGTGCTCGAGGAGCAGCGTGTCCCGACACCCCGGGAGGACCCGCAGGCCACCGCGCTGGCCGAGCTCGTCGCGACGCTGGGACAGCGGGCCCGGACGGTCGCCCGGCGACGGGGGACGGAACTCGGGGCGATCGGTCTGGTCGTCCCCGGGGTCGTCGACGAGGACGCCGGCCGATCGGTGCTCTCCGTGAACCTCGGCTGGCGGGACGTTCCGGTCCGGGCACGGGTCGACGACGCCCTGCGCGCGGCAGGCGTGGACGCCGTCCCGCTCGCCTTCGGCCACGACGTCCGGGCCGGAGCGCTCGCCGAGGTCCGGGCCGCCGGTCCGGGAGCGGCCCCGGGCGGTCCGCTCGCCACCGACACCGACACCGACACCGACACCGACACCCTCGCCGCGCTCGGCCGTGGCACCGTCGCCTTCGTCCCCGTGGGGACCGGCCTGGCGAGTGCCCTGGTCGTCGACGGCCGGGTCGTGCCGGGCGGCGGGTGGGCCGGGGAGGTCGGCCAGGTCCGGATCCGGGACGGCGCGCACGCGGGCCTCCGGGTCGAGGAGGTCGCCTCGGCCGGCGCCGTCGCACGCCGCAGCGGTGCTCCGAGCGCCCACGACGCGATGCTCCGGGTCCTCGACGGGGACCCGGTCGCCCGACGGGCGTGGGACGACTGCGTCGACGTGCTCGCCGACACCCTGGCCTGGCTGACGGCCGTCGCGGGGTGCCACACCCTGATCGTCGGCGGCGGGCTGGCGCAGTCCGGGCCGCTGCTGTTCGACCCGCTGCGCGCCGCCGTCGCGGACCGCCTCGCCGGGGTCCGACTGCCCGAACTCGTGGGGGCGCGCCACGGCGATGCGGCCGGCGCCATCGGTGCGGTGCTGCTCGCCCGCCAGGCCCGAGCCGGCTCGGCGCAGGCCGGCTCCGCGCGTGCCGCGTCGGTGCGTGCCGGGTCGGTGCCGGACGTGGCGGTGACCGCGTGA
- a CDS encoding N-acetylglucosamine-6-phosphate deacetylase, translating to MTVLVRAPRIVTAAVDLSEAWLAVEDGRVAAVGTGAAPVHDRVVEAPGTVLPAFVDLHAHGALGHDFASCSVAEARAAADHHAARGTTRLVASIATGTVPDTVAALHRLRPLVDDGTLAGLHLEGPWLAPARRGAHAAQLLHPPTPDEVDLFVDAGGAALRIVTLAPELPGALDAVRRLVAAGVVVAIGHTDADGDQVRAAVDAGATLVTHLFNGMPPLHHRAPGPVGVALSDERLTVECIVDGHHLDPVTVDVVRGAAGDRLVLVSDAMAATGCPDGSYRIAGSEVVVSDGVARLADGSSLAGSTITVADAVARFVDGRPDRLPAAVHASSTRAASVLGLRPPLSVGSAADLVVIGPDGRIHPLPLGPAA from the coding sequence GTGACCGTCCTCGTCCGCGCCCCACGGATCGTCACCGCCGCGGTCGACCTGTCGGAGGCGTGGCTCGCCGTCGAGGACGGCCGGGTCGCCGCGGTCGGCACCGGTGCGGCACCGGTGCACGACCGTGTGGTCGAGGCGCCGGGCACCGTCCTGCCGGCCTTCGTCGACCTGCACGCGCACGGTGCCCTCGGGCACGACTTCGCCTCGTGCTCGGTCGCCGAGGCGCGGGCGGCCGCCGACCACCACGCCGCGCGGGGGACCACCCGCCTGGTGGCGTCGATCGCGACGGGCACGGTCCCGGACACGGTCGCCGCCCTGCACCGCCTGCGACCGCTCGTCGACGACGGCACGCTCGCCGGACTGCACCTCGAGGGGCCCTGGCTCGCACCCGCCCGCCGGGGTGCGCACGCCGCGCAGCTGCTGCACCCGCCGACCCCCGACGAGGTCGACCTGTTCGTGGACGCCGGCGGTGCGGCGCTCCGGATCGTCACCCTCGCGCCCGAGCTCCCGGGTGCGCTCGACGCGGTCCGGCGACTGGTGGCGGCGGGCGTCGTCGTCGCGATCGGGCACACCGACGCCGACGGTGACCAGGTCCGGGCGGCGGTGGACGCCGGTGCGACCCTCGTCACGCACCTGTTCAACGGGATGCCGCCGCTGCACCACCGTGCGCCCGGCCCGGTCGGCGTCGCGCTGTCGGACGAGCGTCTCACCGTGGAGTGCATCGTGGACGGCCACCACCTCGACCCGGTCACCGTCGACGTCGTGCGCGGAGCCGCGGGTGACCGCCTCGTGCTCGTCTCGGACGCCATGGCCGCGACCGGCTGCCCCGACGGCAGCTACCGGATCGCCGGCTCGGAGGTCGTCGTCTCCGACGGAGTCGCCCGGCTCGCGGACGGCTCGTCACTGGCGGGGAGCACGATCACGGTGGCGGACGCCGTCGCTCGCTTCGTCGACGGTCGCCCGGACCGGCTGCCGGCGGCGGTGCACGCGTCCTCCACACGAGCGGCGTCGGTGCTCGGTCTGCGTCCGCCGCTCAGCGTCGGATCCGCCGCCGACCTCGTGGTGATCGGACCCGACGGGCGGATCCACCCGCTGCCGCTCGGACCGGCCGCCTGA
- a CDS encoding BLUF domain-containing protein: MLSLIYSSVATRSLDDDDLAGLLAQSRRANAENDITGVLLFRNGYFLQLLEGPDQAVRAKMATIKHDDRHTKVTVLTEELIEERQFPEWTMGYPAEDTDVEQAPGYRTTFDDLDAADGTQISSLPALRELIRWFRPSPR, encoded by the coding sequence ATGCTGTCCCTCATCTACTCGAGTGTCGCCACCCGATCCCTCGACGACGACGACCTCGCCGGCCTGCTCGCGCAGAGTCGGCGGGCGAACGCGGAGAACGACATCACCGGCGTCCTGCTCTTCCGGAACGGCTACTTCCTGCAGCTGCTCGAGGGTCCGGACCAGGCGGTCCGCGCGAAGATGGCGACGATCAAGCACGACGACCGGCACACCAAGGTCACGGTGCTCACCGAGGAGCTCATCGAGGAGCGGCAGTTCCCGGAGTGGACGATGGGCTACCCGGCCGAGGACACCGACGTCGAGCAGGCCCCGGGCTACCGGACGACCTTCGACGACCTCGACGCCGCGGACGGCACGCAGATCAGCTCGCTGCCGGCGCTCCGCGAGCTGATCCGCTGGTTCCGACCCTCGCCCCGCTGA
- a CDS encoding carbohydrate kinase family protein: MDPVIVIGEALVDVVDRPDGRVEHPGGSPMNVAVGLARLGRAARLVCALGDDDHGGSIRAHVGASDVEVDATAIERTSTAVATIGDDGGASYEFDLDWRLDPVQVPVGTPLVHVGSIGAVLEPGARTVLEALRTRPTDALVSLDPNVRPSITPDRDAVLATLEPLFAEADVIKLSDEDAAWLWPDRSVDQVLDGLLAHGAALAAVTLGGSGCAMASARARTTVPAPRVEVADTIGAGDSFMAGLLAGVLARGSAPTGLDTDELGRLASLALACAAVTVSRPGADPPVRAELDTDAAGVLGA; this comes from the coding sequence ATGGACCCCGTCATCGTCATCGGAGAAGCCCTGGTCGACGTGGTCGACCGCCCCGATGGGCGCGTCGAGCACCCGGGCGGGAGCCCGATGAACGTCGCCGTCGGCCTCGCTCGCCTCGGCCGGGCCGCACGGCTCGTGTGCGCGCTCGGCGACGACGACCACGGCGGTTCGATCCGGGCGCACGTCGGCGCGAGCGACGTCGAGGTCGACGCGACCGCGATCGAGCGCACCTCCACCGCCGTCGCGACGATCGGCGACGACGGCGGTGCGTCCTACGAGTTCGACCTCGACTGGCGCCTCGACCCGGTGCAGGTGCCGGTCGGCACGCCGCTCGTGCACGTCGGCTCCATCGGTGCCGTGCTGGAGCCGGGCGCACGGACCGTGCTCGAGGCGCTCCGTACCCGCCCGACGGACGCCCTCGTCTCCCTCGACCCGAACGTCCGTCCGTCGATCACGCCCGACCGGGATGCCGTGCTCGCCACCCTCGAACCGCTGTTCGCCGAGGCCGACGTGATCAAGCTCAGCGACGAGGACGCCGCGTGGCTCTGGCCGGACCGCAGCGTCGACCAGGTCCTCGACGGGCTGCTGGCGCACGGGGCGGCGCTCGCCGCGGTGACGCTCGGCGGGTCGGGCTGCGCGATGGCGTCCGCCCGCGCGCGGACCACCGTGCCGGCGCCGCGCGTCGAGGTCGCGGACACGATCGGCGCGGGTGACTCGTTCATGGCGGGGCTGCTCGCCGGCGTGCTCGCACGGGGATCCGCGCCCACCGGCCTCGACACCGACGAGCTCGGACGCCTGGCGTCGCTCGCGCTGGCCTGTGCCGCCGTCACGGTGTCCCGCCCGGGCGCGGACCCACCCGTCCGGGCCGAGCTCGACACGGACGCCGCCGGGGTCCTGGGCGCCTGA
- a CDS encoding PfkB family carbohydrate kinase, translating into MSRLVSVGNVVVDIVMRVGAIPEPGGDVIASASEITAGGGLNTMVAAVRDGLPVVFAGQYGTGPFGDVVRAALVDSGVEVLQPGLDDVDSGYCVALVDASTERTFVTSVGAEGRLGRADLDRVALRPDDTVVVSGYGLAHAVNGPAIADWLTTVPDSVRVVLDPSPLVDTLPPAVLGPVMARADVVSANGREARLMAPTAAGLPEAVAAIAASARGTALARDGAAGCWVAEPGRAPVLVPGFPVDAVDSNGAGDAHGGVLVAALARGHSLVDAVRRANAAAALAVTRRGPATAPTAAETDAFLAAHA; encoded by the coding sequence GTGAGCCGCCTCGTCTCGGTCGGCAACGTCGTCGTCGACATCGTCATGCGCGTGGGCGCGATCCCCGAGCCCGGCGGTGACGTCATCGCCTCGGCGTCGGAGATCACCGCGGGCGGCGGGCTCAACACGATGGTCGCCGCCGTCCGCGACGGCCTGCCCGTGGTGTTCGCCGGGCAGTACGGCACCGGGCCGTTCGGCGACGTCGTCCGTGCGGCGCTCGTCGACTCGGGCGTCGAGGTCCTGCAGCCCGGGCTCGACGACGTCGACAGCGGGTACTGCGTCGCACTCGTCGACGCCTCCACCGAGCGCACCTTCGTGACGAGCGTCGGCGCCGAGGGCCGGCTCGGCCGCGCGGACCTCGACCGCGTCGCGCTCCGGCCGGACGACACGGTCGTCGTCTCCGGCTACGGCCTCGCGCACGCCGTCAACGGTCCGGCCATCGCCGACTGGCTGACGACGGTGCCCGACTCCGTCCGTGTCGTGCTCGACCCGTCACCGCTGGTCGACACGCTGCCCCCGGCGGTGCTCGGCCCCGTCATGGCGCGCGCGGACGTGGTCAGCGCCAACGGCCGGGAGGCACGGCTCATGGCACCGACCGCCGCGGGACTCCCCGAGGCGGTCGCGGCGATCGCCGCATCCGCCCGCGGCACCGCGCTGGCCCGTGACGGCGCAGCGGGCTGCTGGGTCGCCGAGCCGGGGCGCGCCCCGGTCCTGGTGCCCGGGTTCCCCGTCGACGCGGTGGACTCGAACGGCGCGGGTGACGCCCACGGCGGCGTGCTCGTCGCTGCCCTGGCGCGCGGTCACTCGCTGGTCGACGCAGTCCGGCGTGCCAATGCCGCGGCGGCACTCGCGGTGACACGGCGGGGGCCGGCGACGGCTCCGACGGCCGCGGAGACCGACGCGTTCCTCGCCGCGCACGCCTGA